A stretch of DNA from Mus musculus strain C57BL/6J chromosome 6, GRCm38.p6 C57BL/6J:
TACCAATCATGTGTCAAAGAGAGATGTGATACTATTTTGAAATAAAAGGAAACCATCCTGCAGCCTTCCCCACCCAGCCTTGCACCAAGGTGGGGTTTTTACTAGGTCAGGCCTGTGGCTGCTGGACCTGAGATCAGGGCCATCTCCAGCCTGGGCCTGAGATCAGGGCCTCATCTTTGATAAATAGGCAGGCTCTCCTCCGGAATGAATCCACGCAGGAACAGTGGCTCAGGGGAAGATGGTCCAGCTTTCTGGGAGTGTACCTACTACTCGGGCCTGTGCTGTCTGGCCAGTCACAAAAGAGAAACCCTAATATGTCCACATGGACCTGCCTAAGTGCTGATCTCTGGCAAGGAGTGAGCCCCTGCTTGCTTGCTATCTCTGTTCCTATATTGACAGCCAGAACACCAAAGTTCTGGCAAATGGGAGCCTTTCTCTGAGGTGGCCTGAGTAGTTGAGGAGACTGCTAACTTGACCCTGGGTCTTTTTTTCTTCCAGGTACCAGGCTGAAACTGCTCAAGGTGGCAGCTGCTGAAAGCTTTGCCAACGTGGCCTGGCAGTGCAAAAGCATTGAAAAGGGACCTTGGTTATGGGGACAAACGTTTCCTCCTCCATCGATTCACTGTGCAACTCACCCTGGGCTTGAGCCACTTCAGTTTCTCTGCCTGCAAAACAGAACCGATCGTTCTAGAAGCAAAGTGAGCAGTGTTCAACAATGACTTGTGAGGATGCAAATACCCAAGAAAGTTGGGTCTGACCAGAGTGTTGGGCCAGATACCCTCTGAGGCGCCCCGCGAGGATGGACAGAGAGATGCAGAGGAGCAGTCGAGAACCAGACAGCACCACGTCTCCAGTGTGTGACCCGCGGTGGCCTGGGACAGGAACTTGGGCTAAAGTCATCCCTTCGCAGTACCTGTCGGAGACACTCCGCGCCGTTCGTCGCGCGCAAAACTGCAGCTGGGCCCCGGCGAGCCAGGAAAAGCGGAGCAGCTCCGGGTTCCCCGCTTCGCGGAGGCGACGCGCAGCGCCCCGGGGGCCAGTCCCGCTCCGGGCCAGGCGCCGTACGAGCGCAGAGCCCCTGGACGCTCGCGCCCCACCTGCCCGCGCCAGGCACCCGCGCGCGGCCCCAGCTTTGTTCGCAACGGCCCGCGGAGCCCGTCGCCGCGCGCCCCTTTCCCGCCACCTGGCCACACAGCGCCCTCGGCCGGCGCGGGGCCGACTCCCGAGCTTACCTGCGGGGGCTGCGGCGTCGGGTCGTCCACGGGACGGGGCAGCCTCGGCTCAGCGCGCGGGCCGCTCGCGCAGCCGCCCCGCACTCCTCATCCGCGGCCGGAGCCTGCCCGCCCGGAGTGCCCGGTCCGCCCTG
This window harbors:
- the Gm52875 gene encoding uncharacterized protein Gm52875, yielding MDREMQRSSREPDSTTSPVCDPRWPGTGTWAKVIPSQYLSETLRAVRRAQNCSWAPASQEKRSSSGFPASRRRRAAPRGPVPLRARRRTSAEPLDARAPPARARHPRAAPALFATARGARRRAPLSRHLATQRPRPARGRLPSLPAGAAASGRPRDGAASAQRAGRSRSRPALLIRGRSLPARSARSALMGAGRPELRLGRRLRGLGVRGDALSPPSLQAPLAPPAWSAGPREVSAPT